A genomic stretch from Bifidobacterium sp. ESL0769 includes:
- the rplS gene encoding 50S ribosomal protein L19, producing MVNAIEAFDAKHMKSSDSIPEFRPGDTVEVNVKIQEGNNSRLQAFTGVVIARSGAGLRETFIVRKVSFGCGVERRFPLHSPSIDSIKVLRHGRVRRAKLYYLRALRGKAARITERQDNSAKA from the coding sequence ATGGTTAACGCTATTGAGGCATTTGATGCCAAGCACATGAAGTCCTCGGATTCTATCCCGGAGTTCCGTCCCGGCGACACCGTCGAGGTCAACGTCAAGATTCAGGAAGGTAACAACTCCCGTCTTCAGGCGTTCACCGGCGTGGTGATCGCGCGTTCGGGCGCGGGCCTGCGCGAGACGTTCATCGTCCGCAAGGTCAGCTTCGGTTGCGGCGTTGAGCGCCGCTTCCCGCTGCACTCCCCGTCGATCGATTCCATCAAGGTACTGCGTCACGGCCGCGTTCGTCGCGCCAAGCTCTACTACCTGCGTGCCCTGCGTGGCAAGGCCGCTCGTATCACCGAGCGTCAGGACAACAGCGCCAAGGCGTGA
- a CDS encoding ABC transporter permease subunit, whose amino-acid sequence MTNFSFNFNRAAPATSDAGRNTSFTKRVVSDCVVAVGILAIFGLIAWVLPAINAPVGPKGIPSTVSTDPRNLPYYALRSVFRMAIALFFSLVFTFVYGLAAARSRRLGKVLIPLLDILQSVPILGFLSATVTIWLALFPGSMMGVEAASIFAIFTSQAWNMTFSFYRSLESEPKELDEAARNLRLSHWQRFWVLDVPNSMIPLLWNMMMSVGGGWFFLTASEMISVNNRTYALPGIGSYVEAAAKEENPGKIGWAILTMVIVVLAIDLLVWKPLTAWAEKFRITQSESSEPKRSAVLTLIRQSHIDDFIARLFRPIGEFLNWITRPLGRTGSKWGTKPNRRRAGDVVFGVIVGIAVIAGAAELIVTIMKTTGLGELGRAFGLGGITFLRVALLTVVCSVIWVPLGAIIGMNPKISRLVQPLVQVLASFPANFIFPFVVMVFVACGIDINWGSILLMALGTQWYILFNVIAGASAIPDDLVEMTKNFHITGWMKWKTLILPAVFGSWVTGGITAAGGAWNASIVSEIVSYGRHTLVAKGLGSYIAEATAHAEGMKTIIGVAVMAIFVVAVNRLFWNPLQRLADRRFVVG is encoded by the coding sequence ATGACCAACTTCTCCTTCAATTTCAACCGCGCCGCGCCTGCAACATCTGACGCGGGCCGCAACACCAGCTTCACCAAGCGCGTGGTCTCGGACTGTGTAGTGGCCGTCGGCATCCTCGCCATCTTCGGCCTGATCGCCTGGGTCCTACCCGCCATCAACGCGCCGGTAGGGCCGAAAGGCATCCCCTCCACCGTCTCTACCGACCCTCGCAACCTGCCCTACTACGCGCTGCGCTCCGTCTTCCGCATGGCCATCGCCCTGTTCTTCTCGCTGGTGTTCACCTTCGTCTACGGACTGGCGGCGGCCCGCTCGCGTCGGCTCGGCAAGGTGCTCATCCCGCTGCTCGACATCCTGCAGTCCGTGCCGATTCTGGGCTTCCTCTCAGCGACCGTGACCATCTGGCTCGCACTCTTCCCCGGCTCGATGATGGGCGTGGAGGCCGCGTCGATTTTCGCCATCTTCACCTCGCAGGCCTGGAACATGACCTTCTCCTTCTACCGTTCGCTTGAAAGCGAACCCAAGGAACTCGACGAGGCAGCACGCAATCTCCGGCTTTCGCACTGGCAGCGCTTCTGGGTGCTTGACGTACCCAATTCCATGATTCCGCTCTTGTGGAACATGATGATGAGTGTCGGCGGCGGCTGGTTCTTCCTGACCGCCTCCGAGATGATTTCGGTCAACAACCGCACCTACGCGCTGCCCGGCATCGGCAGCTACGTCGAGGCCGCGGCCAAAGAGGAAAATCCCGGCAAGATCGGCTGGGCCATTTTGACCATGGTCATCGTCGTGCTCGCCATCGATCTTCTCGTCTGGAAGCCGCTCACCGCGTGGGCCGAAAAGTTCCGCATCACGCAAAGCGAGTCGAGCGAACCCAAGCGTAGCGCCGTTCTGACGCTCATCCGTCAATCGCATATCGACGATTTCATCGCCCGCCTCTTCCGCCCAATTGGCGAATTTTTGAATTGGATCACCCGACCGCTCGGCCGCACCGGCTCGAAGTGGGGCACCAAGCCTAACCGTCGTCGCGCAGGTGACGTCGTATTCGGCGTCATCGTTGGCATCGCTGTCATCGCCGGGGCCGCGGAGCTGATCGTCACCATCATGAAAACGACAGGCTTGGGCGAGCTCGGACGAGCCTTCGGACTCGGTGGCATCACCTTCCTGCGCGTGGCACTGCTGACGGTGGTCTGCTCGGTAATCTGGGTGCCGCTCGGAGCCATCATCGGCATGAACCCGAAGATCTCACGCCTCGTCCAGCCGCTGGTACAGGTGTTGGCAAGCTTCCCCGCCAATTTCATCTTCCCGTTTGTGGTCATGGTCTTCGTCGCCTGCGGCATCGACATCAACTGGGGCTCGATCCTCCTGATGGCACTGGGCACGCAATGGTACATCCTCTTCAACGTCATCGCCGGCGCGTCCGCCATTCCCGACGACCTCGTAGAAATGACCAAGAACTTCCACATCACCGGATGGATGAAATGGAAAACGCTCATCCTCCCGGCGGTCTTCGGCTCGTGGGTCACCGGCGGCATCACCGCTGCGGGCGGCGCTTGGAACGCCTCCATCGTCTCGGAAATCGTCAGCTATGGCCGCCACACGCTCGTCGCCAAAGGTCTCGGTTCCTATATCGCCGAAGCCACCGCACATGCCGAGGGTATGAAGACCATCATCGGCGTGGCCGTCATGGCCATCTTCGTGGTCGCCGTCAACCGCCTCTTCTGGAACCCACTGCAGCGCCTCGCCGACCGCCGTTTCGTCGTCGGATGA